In Rhodothermus sp., the genomic window CGGGCTGACGCCCGAAATGCTCTGGAATCGGCCGTTGGACGAAATTTTGCCGCCCAACATTGTATCCCAGATATGCAGTAACTACCAGCGCTGTCTGGATGCTGGGCACCCTATTGAGTACGAAGAAACCCTGGAGCTGCCAGCAGGTCGTCGCACCTGGCTGACGCAGCTGGTGCCTATCCCTGAACCGGACGGACGCATTCGATTGATTGCCGGTATTAGTCGAGACATTACCGAATTGCGACGGTTGCAGGCGTTACTGGAAGAGGAAGGTGTGTTTCTGGAACAGCTCGTGACGCAGCCTTCTCGATCGACGCTTTGTAACCGGCTCTGTCGTGTAGCTGAGCGGTTCATCCCGGGCGCTCGGGCCCTGGTCTTCGAGTATTGCGAAGGACGGCTGCATCTGTGTGCTGCCTCGACGCTTCCCGAATCGTTCAAAACACTTTTCGACGGGCAGCTTATTGGCTCCAATCGAGGATCGCTGGGAGCGGCTGCTTTCAGCCGGCAACCAGTGTGGGTTTCGGATATCGAAACCGATTCGCGCTGGGGAGCCTTTCGGGCGCAGGCGTTGGCTTCAGGTATCCGCGCCTGCTGGGCCGTTCCCTTTTTCGGCAGGCAGGGCGAATTGCTGGGAGTGCTGGGATTATGCTTTGAAACGGTGCGCGAGCCCACGCCCGACGAGCAGGCGGTCGTTGCCCGGTTGGCACATCTGGCCGGGGTGGGCCTGGCCAGGCTCCGCTTGCAGCAAGAACGAGAGCGGCTGGCCCGCGTGGCCGCCCAGATTTCCGAAGGGGTCGTCCTGACCGATACGATGGGGAATGTGATATGGGTTAACGAGGCCTTCAGCCGTCTGACCGGTTACCAACCTGGCGAAGTGTTGGGCAAAAATATTGAACATCTACTGCATGGTCCAGAGACCGACCGGGATACGCTTCGGCAAATGCGGTTGCGTCTGCTTCGCGGGCGATCGGCCCATGGCCGGCTATACCACTACCGAAAAGACGGGTCAGGTTTCTGGGATGAAGTGCACGTCGATCTGCTCTACGATGAGCGCGGACAGCATATCGGTTACATCGGACTGATGGCCGACGTTACGGAGCTCGTAGAGGCCGAACAGCAACTGAAGGAAGCCAAGGAACGTGCTGAAGAGGCCAGTCGCCTCAAATCGGCTTTTCTGGCCAACATGAGCCACGAGATTCGCACGCCCCTGACCGGGATTCTCGGTTTTGCAGAGCTTTTGGATGAAGAGCTGGCAGCCCGCAAGCAAGAGGACCTGCGCGAGTTTACCCAGATCATTGATCGCTCAGCTCGGCGATTGATGACCCTGCTGAACGACCTGCTGGACCTGAGTAAGATCGAAGCCAATCGGCTGGAGCTCAAGCTGCAGGCTACCGACGTAGAAGAAGTGACACGCCACGCTGTGCAGCTGATGAGGCCGCTTGCCGAAGAAAAGGCTTTGAAGCTGGTGCTGCTATCGCAGCGCCCGCCGCCTGCTCTGGCCGATCCCAATCGGTTGCATCAGGTGCTGGTCAACTTGCTTTCCAATGCGATCAAGTTTACCGACGAAGGGTACGTACGCGTACAGGTGGGATCACAGGCAGCGTGGGTGCACCTGGTCGTAGAAGATACCGGCTGTGGCATTGATCCCGCGTTTTTGCCGTATATCTTCGAGCCATTCCGTCAGGAACGCGAAGGATTGATGCAAACCCATCACGGGGTCGGGCTGGGACTGGCTATCGTCAAGCGACTGATCGAGCTGATGCACGGTCAGATCCAGGTGCAATCGAAACCGGGACAGGGAACCCGGTTCGATCTTTTCTTACCAATCGCTCGTTAGGGAAAAGGACAGTACGTCCTCATTTTTTGCCTTATCTTCTTCTTGCACGCCGAGCATCACCGGACTTTTCTGAAGCTATGGGACGGTGGAGACTAAGCTGGGGACTCCTGCTGATGCTGAGCATGACCTCGGCAATGGCGCAGGAGCCGTTCTATTCCGTCATTCTGGAAGGAGGACAGGTATATGACGGGACAGGGCGCCCTCCGTTCGTAGCCGATGTCGGATGGATCGGGGATCGCATTGCCGCGATTGGCGACCTGAAGCAGGCAAAAGCCGCTCTGCGGCTGAACGTGCGGGGATTGGCGGTAACGCCTGGCTTCATTGACATCCACAGCCATGCTGTTGCGGCGCGGCCAGAGCAGAGCGGCGTTTTTCGGCGGCCTCTGGCAGAGAACTACATCCGGCAAGGAGTTACAACTATACTGGGTGGAGCCGATGGCTTTTCTCCGCTACCGATTGGAGCGTTTCTGGCGCGCTACGACGTACTGCCCGCTGCGGTGAACCTGGGGCTTTTCGTCGGACACAACAGCGTGCGACGGGCCGTGATGGGCAACGCCAACCGGGCCCCTACGCCGGAAGAGCTGGCGCAGATGCAGGCACTGGTGGCCCAGGCCATGGAGGAAGGGGCCTGGGGGCTTTCGGCCGGTCTGCGCTATGTGCCCGGAGCCTATGCGCAGACCGAAGAGGTCATTGCGCTGGCCCGGGTGGCTGCCCGCTATGGGGGGATCTATATTCCCCATATGCGAGATGAAGGGCGGCAGGTGTTGGAAAGTCTGGAAGAAACGTTCCGCATCGGTCGGGAAGGCGGCCTGCCCGTGCAGATTACCCATGCTAAAGTCAGTGGACGTCCCATGTGGGGCAAAAGCACGGAATTTCTGGCGCGTGTGGAGGCCGCGCTGCAGCAGGGTCTGGATGTGAGTATGGACCAATATCCCTATACAGCCGGGAGCACGCAGATCGGCGTGCTACTACCCGAATGGGCCCTGGCCGGCGACTCGGCGGCCGTGCAAGCCCGCCTGCAAGATCCAGAGACGCGCCAGCGTATTCATGCGGCAGTGGTGCAGAACCTGATCGAGGATCTCGGTGGTGGCGATCCGCATCGTGTGGTGCTGGCTTTCTGTCGGTGGGATACCACCTTGAACGGCAAAAGCCTGGCCCAGGTACTGCAGGAGCAGGGACGTCCGGTCACTTTTGAGGAGGCCGCCGAATTGGTGCTGGAGATTCAGGAGCAGGGAGGATGCCTGGGGATCTTTCATGTGATGCATGAGGAAGATGTGGTGCGCATCCTGCAACACCCGCGGACCATGATCTGTTCGGATGGTGGGATTCCCGATCCAGGCGTGGGAGTACCTCACCCGCGCAACTACGGCGCGTTTGCTCGGGTGCTGGCACACTACGTTCGAGAGCAGCAGCTGCTCACGCCCGAGGAGGCGATCTACAAGATGAGTGGGCTGCCGGCCTGGCGGTTGGGGCTTCAGGACCGGGGCGTGTTGCGGGTAGGGGCTTATGCCGATGTAGTCGTGCTCGACCTGGCGCGCATCCAGGATCGGGCTACCTATGAGCAACCGCATCAGTACGCCGAAGGCGTGGTCCACGTGTTCGTGAACGGCCAGGCCGTGCTGCTTGATGGTCAGATGACCGGTCTGCGGCCCGGCCGGGCCCTGCGCAAACCCCGGCCAGCTGGCGCGCAGACTACGCCCACCCAGGAATGAGGGACGCCCTGCTCCGTAACGTCGGTGGGCAGACCGCTGTCCGTTGCAAGAAGCCGATAGCGCGAGATCACGGTAGTATTGTCCGGGCTGCACGATCCAGGTAGAGATCCCCGAAGAACGACGGGCTGGATGGTTGAGGCAGGGTTGATCCTGCTCCTCCCGATCCTGCAGGGCTTGCCGGGCGTTTCGGGCGCAGGCAGCAGCCTGCCCGTTGCGTCAGTGACTGTTTTCGAGAAGCGTCCGTTTCGTATAGACGGTCGTCTGGACAAACCCGCCTCGCAACAGAGCCTGCTCCTTGGTGTGCTGCAAAGGGGCGCGCCCTATGAAGGAAGGCCGCCCGCAGAGGAAGTGGTGAGCCTCTGTCAGATGTCACAAAAAAACCCGGTTCACCACCGGGTCAAGTCACTCCTATAGGCCTTTAGTTTACGGTGACATCCGCAAGATCTGGCGGTCCGGACGGGACTCGAACCCGCGACCTCCGGCGTGACAGGCCGGCGTTCTAACCAACTGAACTACCGGACCGCTTACAGCACTGCAAACTATAACATCGAAGAACGCTCGGGCAAGCCGCCCTTGTTGAAGCTTCCATGGATTGCAACTGACGCCCAGAGCACTCCGATACACGCCGTAGTCAGCCGGAAAGTTTCAGCATCGGCAAGTTTATTCCGGTAAAATAGTGATGCGTGGCTCGTCATCCTTTGATTTTTCAGACTGATCTGGTTCTGGCATAACCCACGCCAGAATCAGATAGACGATGATAAAGGGGAAGCCGCTGGAAAAAATGGCCCCCAGCACGAAAAGCGCTCGAATCAACGTAGGATCCCATCCAAAGTATTCGGCAATGCCACCGCAGACGCCAGCCAACATACGATCGCGTGACTTGACCAGGCGTCGGGGTTGCGTGGTCGCGGAGGCCGCCGCCGTATCGGTCGTTGTTTTCGGAGTATTGGAGGAGTCGGGTGCGGCAAACGTGGTACGCAGGTCTTCGAAGACTTTGCGGGGTTGCTCAAACAGTTCGTCCAGCGTCTTACGAGACTTTGCTTTTTTACGCCGGTGGGAGCGTCGGCGTGGACGCCCGGAGAGGATGCCCAACCCCAGCAGAAAAATCATGAAGGCCGCCACCCAGGGTAGAAATCCCGCCAGGGTGCTCACGTCCACGCCGTTCCAGATTCCGAGTTGCTGCAGTACGTACACAATACCGACCAGGAGCAAGGCCAGGCCCGCCACCGTAGGCAGATTCCATACCGAATCGGAGCGTGCCGTGCTGCCTTCGTCACCAAACAGCAATTGCTCCAGCTCGGCATCGGAAAGTTGCTCCAGCTCCAGGGCTTCCGCTTCGTCAGGTTCCAGATGCATCAAATGGGAGCGTGTCCGGGTAGCCATAGGGATTCAGGTCAGCTCCAGATGAACCTCTTGCTCTGAGCCTTACGCATGGCACAACGATAAGTTACGATCGACGAACGACTTCCTGTTCCGTGACCACGACCTGTACGGGAACGTCATGCGGCTCGGGCGGCACCAGATCGATCAGGCATTCTGTATAAACCGGGCAGATCGTGCAAGTTGCCAGTCCCTGCAAAAAAGCATCGTAATAGCCCTTCCCGTAGCCGATACGATAGCCATTACGTCCGGCTCCCAGCGCGGGTACGAGCACCACGTCGAGGGCCTCCGGTGGAACGAGTGGCGCCCTGCGGGGTTCTTGCAGGCCCCAGGGACCGTGTTCCAGCTGGCGCGGATCGTCGAAGCGTCGGGCTTCAAGAGTGGGCGGATTGGTGCAGGCAACAACCGGGAGGGCCACCCGTTTGCCCTGTTGCCAAAGCCATGTAGCCAGCGGACGCAGGTCAATCTCGCGGCGCTCCAACAGCGGCCAGTAAAGCAATACGGTGCGGGCTCCCCGAAGCTCAGGCAGGGTCTGAAGCTGACGTACGATCGCCCGGCTACGCTTTTGGTGAGCTTCTTCGCTCAGGCTTGCCCGAAACGCTCGGAATTGCTTACGGAGCGTTTCTTTGAGATGCCTTGGTAGAATATCCAGCGACATAAGCGCCTGGCATGGGGTATTGTTCAGGGCGGACAACGACAAAATAATTGCTTACGTCCATGGAGGAAAGGAGGAAAGACGTTGCTGAGGATCGCCTGGCCGCCTTTGAAGCCTACCGGATGCGTATGAACCAGCGTATTCTGGCGGCCAATCATCTGGGAATCAAGCGATTTTTCCATTTAGATGAAACGGCTTACCACGACGGAGCGCTGGATCGCAAAACCAAGGAGCTACTCGGGCTGGTGGCGTCCATGGTGTTGCGTTGCAACGACTGCATCGATTATCACCTGATCAACTGTGTGCAGCTGGGGTGTTCGGATGAAGAACTGTTCGATGCGATGAATGTGGCCTTGGTGGTAGGAGGTTCCATTGTAATTCCACATTTGCGGCATGCGGTCGAGACACTGGATCTGTTGCGTGCCCGTGAAAATCCGGCGGAATAACCAAAAGGAAAAGTGCCGCAGCCCATTGGGGTGATCCTGTCTGCATTTTGCGCGTTGTATTCCGTTCGTAAAAGCCCTATTTTCTCGCTTCTGTAAGCAGGCGAGTATTTCGCGATGTTTGAAAGCCTCACGGAAAAATTAGAAGCAGCCCTGAAGTCCGTCTCCGGCCAGGGGCGTATTACCGAGCTGAACATTGCCGGGACGATGCGGCAGATCCGGCGGGCATTGCTGGAGGCGGACGTCAACTATCAGGTGGCGCGGGAATTCACCGAGCGCGTGAAGGAAAAGGCGCTCGGTACAAAAGTGCTGACGTCGGTGTCGCCGGGCCAGCAGCTCGTCAAGATCGTCTATGATGAGCTGGTTCGGTTGCTGGGGTCGGAGCAGGTTGACATCAAGCTGAGCCCGAATCCGCCCACGGTCATTCTGGTGGCCGGGTTGCAGGGATCGGGAAAGACGACGTTCTGTGCCAAGCTGGCGCTTTACTTCAAGAAGAAAGGCCGGGCGCCGTTGTTGGCGGCTGCCGACGTATACCGGCCGGCCGCGGTCGATCAGCTCAAGACGCTGGCCGCCTCGATCAACGTGCCCGTTTATTCGATTGAGGAGGAGGGCCAGGTGGTTCAGGATGCCGTTCGCGTTGCCCGCGAGGCGGTGCAGGAGGCGCGTCGTACCGCACGCGACCTGGTCATTATCGACACGGCCGGTCGGTTGCACATCGATGAGGCGATGATGCAGGAGGTTGAGCAGATCAAGGAGGCGGTGCAGCCGCATGAGATCCTGTTTGTGGTCGACAGCATGACGGGACAGGATGCCGTCAACACGGCCAAGGCGTTTAATGAGCGGTTGGACTTCGATGGCGTTGTGCTTACCAAGCTCGACGGGGATACGCGAGGCGGCGCAGCGCTTTCGATCCGTTCGGTGGTCAACAAGCCGATCAAGTTTGCTTCTACCGGCGAAAAGCTGGACGCGCTTACCCCGTTTTATCCGGAGCGCATGGCCCAGCGCATTCTGGGCATGGGCGATGTGATCTCGCTGGTGGAGCGCGCTCAGGAACAGTTTGACGCCCGTCAGGCCGAAAAGCTGCGTCGCAAGCTGCGCTCGGCCGATTTCAACCTGGAGGATTTCTACGAACAGCTGCAGCGGATCAAGAAGATGGGCTCGCTACGCGAGCTTATCGGAATGATTCCCGGTCTTGGACGCTACGTTAAAGATCTGGATGTGGACGACGACGCCTTCAAGCATATTGAAGCGATGATTCTGTCGATGACGCCGGAGGAGCGGCGCAACCCTGACATTATCGATGCGAGTCGGCGTCGTCGGATTGCCCGGGGCAGCGGAATGGAAGTCAGCGATGTCAACCAGTTGCTCCGGCAGTTCAAGGAGATGCGGAAAATGATGAAATCGATGTCCAAGCTGATGAGTAAGGGGCGGACGGTCGATCTGCGGCAATTGCTGGGAGGTAGACTGTAACCCCTGGGTAGATAACCTCATTTAACGAACCAAGGAGCGATTACGGCCTATGGCGGTCAGACTACGTTTGCGTCGACTGGGTCGGAGAAACCTTCCGATTTTTGCCATCGTGGCGGCTGATGCACGGGCGCCGCGGGATGGGCGTTTTATTGAAGATTTAGGGCGCTACTATCCCTTGCATGAGCCCGCTACGGTCGAGTTGAAGGCAGACCGCGTGTTGTACTGGCTGGAGCGCGGTGCCCAGCCGACCGAGACGGTGGCGAGCATTCTGCGGCGGGAAGGGATTATGCTGGCCCTGCACCTGCGTCGCAAAGGAAAATCGGAGGAAGAGATCCAGCAGGCGGTGGCTGAGCATCGCGCGCGTCAGTACGAAAAGCTGCGTCGAAAGGCCAAGCCGACGGTGGCGCAGTTGAAGCAGGCGGCGCTGGAAGCGGAGCGGAAGCGGGCTGCCGAACTGGAAGCAGAGTTGGCCCAGAAGCAGGCGGAAGAGGAAGCGAAGGCTCGCGAAGCTGCCGAAGAGGAGGCAGCAGCGGCCAAAACGGCTGAAGCCGAAGAGACAGCAGGAGCAACAGAAGCCGAGGCGCCCGCTGCGGCTGCAGAGGCGGCCAAACCGGAAACTGCGGCCGAGGAAGGCGCGGGCGACGAAGAGGAGAAGGCGTCCTGAGTAGGGAGCGCGAAACGACTGCTGGAGCAGGGAGGCCATGGAGCGGGTCGATCCGGACGAACTGCTACTGATGGGCTATGTGGCCCGGGCCCATGGCGTACGGGGGACCTTCAAGGTTGTCCCCGAAACGGACGATCCGACGCGCTTTGAAACCCTGGAAACGATCTACATCGGACGGTCGCCAGCCACGGCCCGTCCGGTGCGCCTGCAGCGTGTGCAATATCAGCCTACGCGTCGTGGCCTGCTTGTCCTGTTGCAGGTCGCCGAGGTTACGGATCGGGATGCGGCGCAGGCGCTTCGTGGGATGCGCGTCTATGCGCGTCAGGCCGACCTGCCTCCACTGGCCGAAGGAGAATTTTTCCTGCACGATCTGGTGGGGTTGCAGGTTGAGACCGAGGCCGGGGAGCCAGTCGGCACTGTCGTCGAAGTGCTGGAGATGCCGGCCCACCTGATCTATGTCGTGAGCCGACCGGGACGTCCGCACGCGATGATCCCGGACGTCGAGGTCTTTGTGCGGGAGCTGGACCTTGAGGGGCGACGGCTCGTTATACGCCCCATTGAGGGGTTGTTGGATTGAAGGGTAGGCAAACGGTAACCGAGA contains:
- a CDS encoding carboxymuconolactone decarboxylase family protein; the protein is MEERRKDVAEDRLAAFEAYRMRMNQRILAANHLGIKRFFHLDETAYHDGALDRKTKELLGLVASMVLRCNDCIDYHLINCVQLGCSDEELFDAMNVALVVGGSIVIPHLRHAVETLDLLRARENPAE
- the rimM gene encoding ribosome maturation factor RimM (Essential for efficient processing of 16S rRNA); the encoded protein is MERVDPDELLLMGYVARAHGVRGTFKVVPETDDPTRFETLETIYIGRSPATARPVRLQRVQYQPTRRGLLVLLQVAEVTDRDAAQALRGMRVYARQADLPPLAEGEFFLHDLVGLQVETEAGEPVGTVVEVLEMPAHLIYVVSRPGRPHAMIPDVEVFVRELDLEGRRLVIRPIEGLLD
- the ffh gene encoding signal recognition particle protein, which gives rise to MFESLTEKLEAALKSVSGQGRITELNIAGTMRQIRRALLEADVNYQVAREFTERVKEKALGTKVLTSVSPGQQLVKIVYDELVRLLGSEQVDIKLSPNPPTVILVAGLQGSGKTTFCAKLALYFKKKGRAPLLAAADVYRPAAVDQLKTLAASINVPVYSIEEEGQVVQDAVRVAREAVQEARRTARDLVIIDTAGRLHIDEAMMQEVEQIKEAVQPHEILFVVDSMTGQDAVNTAKAFNERLDFDGVVLTKLDGDTRGGAALSIRSVVNKPIKFASTGEKLDALTPFYPERMAQRILGMGDVISLVERAQEQFDARQAEKLRRKLRSADFNLEDFYEQLQRIKKMGSLRELIGMIPGLGRYVKDLDVDDDAFKHIEAMILSMTPEERRNPDIIDASRRRRIARGSGMEVSDVNQLLRQFKEMRKMMKSMSKLMSKGRTVDLRQLLGGRL
- a CDS encoding PAS domain S-box protein; its protein translation is MEVREAKTRHHEALYRALFETTQDAVLITEVNAGQILEANPAAEQLFGYDRETLCRMRQLELHPAELAALYRKKFRQAVERGSFRERGVIVRHADGSWIPVELSGQVFEIDGKKLMQETFRDLRLQQRLNETEALYRALFEISLAGIYLLQEGRIVVANQQAAAIFGYTPEEMIGLPVTAVVAEEDRERVAENIRRRLSGEVDEMRYRFKGRRKDGSIFYVEVRGRRIVYNGRPAIFGTVLDVDEQVRAMERLARSEARYRRLFEHSVAGFYRTTIDGKILSVNPALARMLGYNDPAELEGQPATVLYFEEAERTQFLEALRRQGRLVNYEVRLRRKDGQVLWGLENVLLVQEPDGTAYIEGTLIDVTELLEQRRRYLGLYNHTEDAIFWIRVTEDGQFLVEATNPSHQRKTGLTPEMLWNRPLDEILPPNIVSQICSNYQRCLDAGHPIEYEETLELPAGRRTWLTQLVPIPEPDGRIRLIAGISRDITELRRLQALLEEEGVFLEQLVTQPSRSTLCNRLCRVAERFIPGARALVFEYCEGRLHLCAASTLPESFKTLFDGQLIGSNRGSLGAAAFSRQPVWVSDIETDSRWGAFRAQALASGIRACWAVPFFGRQGELLGVLGLCFETVREPTPDEQAVVARLAHLAGVGLARLRLQQERERLARVAAQISEGVVLTDTMGNVIWVNEAFSRLTGYQPGEVLGKNIEHLLHGPETDRDTLRQMRLRLLRGRSAHGRLYHYRKDGSGFWDEVHVDLLYDERGQHIGYIGLMADVTELVEAEQQLKEAKERAEEASRLKSAFLANMSHEIRTPLTGILGFAELLDEELAARKQEDLREFTQIIDRSARRLMTLLNDLLDLSKIEANRLELKLQATDVEEVTRHAVQLMRPLAEEKALKLVLLSQRPPPALADPNRLHQVLVNLLSNAIKFTDEGYVRVQVGSQAAWVHLVVEDTGCGIDPAFLPYIFEPFRQEREGLMQTHHGVGLGLAIVKRLIELMHGQIQVQSKPGQGTRFDLFLPIAR
- the rpsP gene encoding 30S ribosomal protein S16, with the protein product MAVRLRLRRLGRRNLPIFAIVAADARAPRDGRFIEDLGRYYPLHEPATVELKADRVLYWLERGAQPTETVASILRREGIMLALHLRRKGKSEEEIQQAVAEHRARQYEKLRRKAKPTVAQLKQAALEAERKRAAELEAELAQKQAEEEAKAREAAEEEAAAAKTAEAEETAGATEAEAPAAAAEAAKPETAAEEGAGDEEEKAS
- a CDS encoding 5-formyltetrahydrofolate cyclo-ligase, yielding MSLDILPRHLKETLRKQFRAFRASLSEEAHQKRSRAIVRQLQTLPELRGARTVLLYWPLLERREIDLRPLATWLWQQGKRVALPVVACTNPPTLEARRFDDPRQLEHGPWGLQEPRRAPLVPPEALDVVLVPALGAGRNGYRIGYGKGYYDAFLQGLATCTICPVYTECLIDLVPPEPHDVPVQVVVTEQEVVRRS
- a CDS encoding PspC domain-containing protein, with amino-acid sequence MATRTRSHLMHLEPDEAEALELEQLSDAELEQLLFGDEGSTARSDSVWNLPTVAGLALLLVGIVYVLQQLGIWNGVDVSTLAGFLPWVAAFMIFLLGLGILSGRPRRRSHRRKKAKSRKTLDELFEQPRKVFEDLRTTFAAPDSSNTPKTTTDTAAASATTQPRRLVKSRDRMLAGVCGGIAEYFGWDPTLIRALFVLGAIFSSGFPFIIVYLILAWVMPEPDQSEKSKDDEPRITILPE
- a CDS encoding D-aminoacylase, with the protein product MGRWRLSWGLLLMLSMTSAMAQEPFYSVILEGGQVYDGTGRPPFVADVGWIGDRIAAIGDLKQAKAALRLNVRGLAVTPGFIDIHSHAVAARPEQSGVFRRPLAENYIRQGVTTILGGADGFSPLPIGAFLARYDVLPAAVNLGLFVGHNSVRRAVMGNANRAPTPEELAQMQALVAQAMEEGAWGLSAGLRYVPGAYAQTEEVIALARVAARYGGIYIPHMRDEGRQVLESLEETFRIGREGGLPVQITHAKVSGRPMWGKSTEFLARVEAALQQGLDVSMDQYPYTAGSTQIGVLLPEWALAGDSAAVQARLQDPETRQRIHAAVVQNLIEDLGGGDPHRVVLAFCRWDTTLNGKSLAQVLQEQGRPVTFEEAAELVLEIQEQGGCLGIFHVMHEEDVVRILQHPRTMICSDGGIPDPGVGVPHPRNYGAFARVLAHYVREQQLLTPEEAIYKMSGLPAWRLGLQDRGVLRVGAYADVVVLDLARIQDRATYEQPHQYAEGVVHVFVNGQAVLLDGQMTGLRPGRALRKPRPAGAQTTPTQE